The Desulfovibrio subterraneus genome has a segment encoding these proteins:
- the hisH gene encoding imidazole glycerol phosphate synthase subunit HisH produces the protein MLAILKYKAGNQTSVRRALDHLGIPNTITADPDEIMAAQGIIFPGVGAAGQAMDELVATGLDQVLKQAVEAGKPLLGICVGCQIMLDYSQENDTKALGIIPGQCNLFNPAWEEEDGTPIRVPHMGWNKVTPRKSCELMRGIDSDAEFYFVHSYYPDPKPEYVLATTHYGYEICAIHGGPGLWAVQFHPEKSGRPGLKFLQNFYAYCREAENAQ, from the coding sequence ATGCTCGCGATCCTGAAGTACAAGGCGGGCAATCAGACCAGCGTTCGTCGCGCCCTTGATCACCTCGGCATTCCGAATACGATCACTGCGGACCCCGACGAAATAATGGCCGCACAGGGAATCATCTTCCCCGGAGTAGGCGCTGCCGGTCAGGCCATGGACGAACTGGTGGCCACCGGACTCGATCAGGTGCTCAAGCAGGCTGTGGAGGCGGGCAAGCCGCTGCTCGGCATCTGCGTGGGCTGCCAGATCATGCTGGACTATAGCCAGGAAAACGACACCAAGGCACTGGGCATCATTCCCGGCCAGTGCAACCTCTTTAATCCCGCGTGGGAAGAAGAGGACGGCACCCCCATCCGTGTTCCGCACATGGGCTGGAACAAGGTGACCCCCCGCAAGAGCTGCGAACTGATGCGGGGCATAGACTCCGATGCGGAATTCTATTTCGTGCACAGCTATTATCCTGACCCCAAGCCGGAATATGTGCTCGCCACCACCCACTACGGATATGAGATTTGTGCCATTCATGGCGGTCCCGGCCTGTGGGCGGTGCAGTTCCATCCTGAAAAAAGCGGCAGGCCCGGCCTGAAATTCCTGCAGAACTTCTACGCATACTGTCGGGAGGCTGAAAATGCTCAGTAA
- the hisF gene encoding imidazole glycerol phosphate synthase subunit HisF, whose amino-acid sequence MLSKRIIPCLDVRNGVLTKGVKFQGNVDIGDPVLTAKKYYEEGADEIVFYDITASHEGRGIFLDVVEKVASTIFIPFSVGGGINSVDDMRDALNAGAEKISVNSGAVKNPDIISEGAVRFGSQAIVLGMDVKQVEKSEDIPSGYEIVIHGGRKHMGMDAIEWAKTAEALGAGEICVNSIDADGTKDGYELTLTRMISEAVSIPVIASGGAGNPRHMYDALTEGKATAALIASIVHYGEYTIPDLKRQISAMGAKMRMVW is encoded by the coding sequence ATGCTCAGTAAACGCATCATTCCCTGTCTCGACGTGCGTAACGGCGTTCTCACCAAGGGCGTGAAGTTTCAGGGCAACGTGGATATCGGCGACCCTGTGCTCACGGCCAAGAAGTATTACGAAGAAGGCGCGGACGAGATTGTTTTTTACGACATTACCGCCTCGCATGAAGGCCGTGGCATCTTCCTTGATGTTGTGGAAAAGGTGGCCTCCACCATCTTCATCCCGTTCTCCGTGGGCGGCGGCATCAATTCCGTGGATGACATGCGCGATGCGCTGAATGCCGGTGCGGAAAAGATTTCCGTGAACTCCGGCGCGGTGAAGAACCCGGACATCATCAGCGAAGGCGCAGTACGTTTCGGCTCGCAGGCCATTGTGCTGGGCATGGACGTGAAGCAGGTCGAGAAGTCCGAGGACATTCCCTCCGGCTACGAGATCGTCATTCACGGCGGCCGCAAGCACATGGGCATGGACGCCATTGAATGGGCCAAGACCGCGGAAGCCCTCGGTGCCGGAGAAATCTGCGTGAACTCCATTGACGCAGACGGCACCAAGGACGGCTACGAGCTGACCCTGACCCGCATGATTTCCGAAGCGGTTTCCATTCCCGTCATCGCCTCCGGCGGTGCGGGCAATCCCAGGCATATGTACGATGCGCTGACCGAGGGCAAGGCCACCGCCGCGCTTATCGCCTCCATTGTGCATTACGGAGAATACACCATTCCGGACCTGAAACGGCAAATAAGCGCCATGGGCGCGAAGATGCGCATGGTCTGGTAG
- a CDS encoding LysE family translocator: MPTYDLAHWLSFFTAAFLLNVAPGPDFAFILSHTVKGGKRAGTAAMLGIWTGAFGHVLLAALGLSAIIAASATVFGVVKWVGVCYLLWLGWQALRSQGSDLDMGETGAQEGLFSVYRQGVLVDLLNPKVATFFLAFLPQFVEPGAGPVWMQLLLHGTLIIVVAALVEPPLILVGDRLTGRLRESRTLRLWLDRTLGGVLVGLGLKLAVSDR, translated from the coding sequence ATGCCCACATATGATCTTGCGCACTGGTTGTCCTTTTTCACGGCGGCTTTTTTGTTGAATGTTGCGCCGGGACCGGATTTCGCGTTCATCCTGAGCCATACGGTCAAGGGTGGCAAACGGGCGGGAACAGCGGCCATGCTGGGCATATGGACCGGAGCCTTCGGGCATGTGCTGCTGGCTGCGCTGGGGCTTTCTGCCATTATTGCCGCTTCGGCAACCGTGTTTGGCGTAGTGAAGTGGGTTGGGGTCTGCTACCTGCTGTGGCTTGGCTGGCAGGCGCTCCGCTCGCAGGGCTCGGATCTGGACATGGGTGAAACCGGCGCGCAGGAAGGCTTGTTCTCCGTGTATCGTCAGGGTGTTCTCGTTGATCTGCTTAACCCCAAGGTGGCCACGTTCTTTCTGGCTTTTCTGCCCCAGTTCGTTGAGCCGGGAGCAGGGCCGGTGTGGATGCAGCTTCTGCTGCACGGCACGCTTATCATCGTGGTGGCGGCCTTAGTGGAACCTCCGCTCATTCTGGTGGGCGACCGCCTGACAGGGCGCCTGCGCGAGAGCCGCACGCTGCGCCTGTGGCTGGACCGCACCCTCGGCGGTGTACTTGTGGGGCTGGGGTTGAAACTGGCGGTTTCCGACCGGTAG
- a CDS encoding GGDEF domain-containing response regulator produces the protein MNKPKILIVDDRPANLLALGGLLNDLDVELVEANSGAEALAHTLDHDFALVLLDVQMPDMDGYEVAELMRGNSKTRHIPIIFVTAAYKRETQIFKGYESGAVDYLFKPLEPLVFKSKVGVFLDLYRHKEELDEKRRELDRKLVELEELQQQLEETNEQLLYLSVTDGLTGLSNKRHFEEVYHEEWARNMRNNTPLSLLLLDIDHFKAYNDTYGHGAGDDCLRHISLTLSEIIQRDVDKLARIGGEEFAILLPGTDTPGAEHVARKLLLAVSTKDLPHCASCTADFVTVSIGIASTIPDKSLSPRSMFDAADKALYCAKEEGRNRVCISSQFSVDTGTHIPEELSRTA, from the coding sequence ATGAATAAGCCTAAAATACTCATTGTGGATGACAGACCGGCAAACCTGCTGGCACTGGGCGGTTTGCTGAATGACCTTGACGTAGAACTCGTTGAGGCAAACTCCGGTGCCGAGGCCCTTGCACATACTCTTGATCACGACTTCGCCCTTGTGCTGCTTGATGTGCAGATGCCGGACATGGATGGCTACGAAGTGGCTGAACTCATGCGCGGCAACAGCAAGACCCGCCATATTCCCATCATTTTCGTCACTGCGGCCTACAAACGCGAAACCCAGATATTCAAGGGATATGAATCCGGCGCCGTGGACTATCTCTTCAAACCCCTTGAGCCGCTTGTTTTCAAAAGCAAGGTGGGGGTGTTTCTCGACCTGTACCGCCATAAGGAAGAACTGGACGAGAAACGCCGCGAGCTGGACAGAAAGCTCGTCGAGCTGGAAGAACTGCAGCAGCAGCTGGAAGAAACCAACGAACAGCTGCTCTATCTTTCCGTCACGGACGGCCTGACCGGGCTGAGCAACAAACGCCATTTCGAAGAAGTCTATCACGAAGAGTGGGCCCGCAACATGCGCAACAACACCCCGCTCTCCCTGCTGCTGCTCGATATCGACCACTTCAAGGCGTATAACGACACCTACGGTCACGGCGCGGGTGATGACTGCCTGCGGCACATATCGCTCACCCTCTCCGAGATCATCCAGCGCGATGTGGACAAGCTGGCGCGCATAGGCGGCGAGGAATTCGCCATCCTTCTGCCGGGAACGGATACTCCCGGTGCGGAACATGTCGCCCGCAAGCTGCTGCTTGCCGTTTCCACCAAGGACCTGCCCCACTGCGCATCCTGCACGGCGGACTTTGTGACGGTCTCCATCGGCATTGCCTCTACCATACCGGACAAGTCTCTCTCGCCGCGCTCCATGTTCGACGCGGCAGACAAGGCCCTGTATTGTGCCAAGGAAGAAGGCCGCAACCGCGTCTGCATTTCCTCCCAGTTCTCCGTGGACACAGGCACCCACATTCCCGAAGAACTTTCCCGGACGGCTTAG
- a CDS encoding chemotaxis protein CheB has translation MPQTPKQYEAVVIGVSAGGLAALEAVLSALGDSFSLPILIVQHISPDSESYLPYHFTPRCSLTVKEADDKEDIAPRTVYFAPPDYHMMVELDRTISLSVESRVNFSRPSVDVLFETAAEAYGEGLIGVILTGANNDGAAGLAKIKQLGGLAIVQTPETAQADAMPRAALEATHADHLLDLKDIGKCINLLGSAS, from the coding sequence ATGCCCCAAACCCCAAAACAATACGAGGCCGTTGTCATAGGCGTTTCCGCCGGCGGCCTTGCGGCGCTGGAGGCCGTTCTTTCCGCACTGGGCGACTCATTCTCCCTGCCGATTCTCATTGTTCAGCACATCAGTCCCGATTCGGAAAGCTACCTGCCCTATCACTTCACCCCCCGCTGCTCCCTGACGGTGAAAGAGGCGGACGACAAGGAAGACATTGCACCCCGCACGGTCTACTTTGCGCCTCCTGATTACCATATGATGGTTGAGCTTGACCGCACCATCTCCCTGTCCGTAGAAAGCCGCGTCAACTTTTCGCGCCCATCAGTGGACGTACTCTTTGAAACCGCGGCGGAAGCATATGGAGAAGGACTCATCGGGGTCATTCTCACCGGCGCAAACAACGACGGCGCTGCCGGACTTGCCAAAATTAAACAGCTCGGCGGACTTGCCATAGTGCAGACGCCCGAAACAGCCCAAGCCGATGCCATGCCCCGCGCTGCGCTGGAAGCAACGCACGCGGACCATCTTCTTGATCTCAAGGACATTGGAAAGTGCATCAATCTGCTGGGGAGTGCATCATGA
- a CDS encoding CheR family methyltransferase: MSTPERIDNERLEIELLLEAIYRKYGYDFRNYACAHTKRRLEHRRALEGLSSYAQMMHHIIYDESFFETVLLDLSINVTEMFRDPWFYKKVRQSVVPHLHTYPFIKVWHAGCSAGQEVYSMGILLEEEGMRERVQIYATDFNEIVLQKAKDGIYPVDLVREYTSNYQKAGGTQSFSDYYTADYSSVVMKRSLRDQVLFSSHNLVTDGVFGEMNVIFCRNVLIYFNRELQNKVLKLFYDSLCPGGFLCLGSKETLMFSEIADKFEVIADREKIYRKKRL; this comes from the coding sequence ATGAGCACCCCGGAACGGATAGACAACGAACGGCTGGAAATCGAACTTCTGCTTGAAGCCATTTACCGCAAGTACGGGTACGACTTCAGAAACTATGCTTGCGCACACACCAAGCGCCGGCTTGAGCACAGGCGCGCCCTTGAAGGGCTGAGCAGCTATGCGCAGATGATGCACCACATCATCTATGATGAATCCTTTTTCGAAACAGTGTTGCTCGACCTTTCCATCAATGTGACGGAAATGTTCCGCGACCCGTGGTTCTACAAGAAAGTGCGCCAATCCGTTGTGCCCCACCTGCACACATACCCCTTCATCAAGGTATGGCATGCCGGCTGTTCCGCAGGACAGGAAGTCTATTCCATGGGCATTCTGCTGGAAGAGGAAGGCATGCGCGAGCGCGTGCAGATCTACGCTACGGATTTCAACGAAATTGTGCTGCAAAAAGCCAAGGACGGCATCTACCCTGTCGACCTCGTCCGCGAGTACACCTCGAACTACCAGAAGGCGGGCGGCACACAGTCCTTTTCCGACTACTACACCGCCGATTACAGCAGTGTGGTCATGAAGCGTTCGCTGCGCGATCAGGTGCTTTTTTCTTCCCACAACCTGGTCACAGACGGCGTCTTCGGCGAGATGAACGTTATCTTCTGCCGCAACGTGCTTATCTATTTCAATCGGGAACTGCAGAACAAGGTTCTCAAACTTTTCTACGACAGTCTCTGTCCCGGCGGCTTCCTGTGTCTTGGCTCCAAAGAAACTCTGATGTTCTCAGAAATCGCAGACAAATTCGAGGTCATAGCAGACAGAGAAAAGATATACCGCAAAAAACGGTTATAA